In Chryseobacterium oranimense, a single window of DNA contains:
- a CDS encoding lycopene cyclase domain-containing protein → MMPYTYILINFFTVIICFLASFDKRIQFNRLFGKFLLSSTIVAIPFIIWDIWFTAEGVWWFDLRYTLGFKIAGLPIEEWLFFYCIPFACVFTYYCIEKFFNLGLADAFNNIIVFTAVIVLGVVGLLNYDRVYTLLTVVITILTLCYLHFIAKKEWIGKASFVYLVLMPGFFAVNGILTGSFIPSPVVNYNPDDFLGIRMGTIPVEDTVYGYSQFLLNIYFFKKITKNEK, encoded by the coding sequence ATGATGCCCTATACTTACATACTGATCAATTTTTTTACGGTCATTATCTGCTTTTTAGCCTCTTTTGACAAGAGAATACAGTTTAACAGGCTTTTCGGAAAGTTTCTGCTGTCGTCCACCATTGTGGCAATTCCTTTTATCATCTGGGATATATGGTTTACTGCAGAAGGAGTGTGGTGGTTTGATCTTAGGTATACGTTAGGATTCAAAATAGCCGGACTTCCTATTGAAGAATGGCTGTTTTTTTACTGTATTCCTTTTGCATGCGTTTTTACTTACTATTGTATAGAGAAGTTTTTTAATTTGGGATTGGCTGATGCCTTTAATAATATTATTGTATTTACGGCTGTTATTGTTCTCGGCGTTGTGGGACTTCTTAATTATGACAGAGTGTATACTTTGCTTACCGTGGTCATAACGATACTTACGCTTTGCTACCTGCATTTTATTGCTAAAAAAGAATGGATAGGAAAGGCCAGCTTTGTATACCTTGTTTTGATGCCCGGCTTTTTTGCAGTAAACGGAATTCTGACCGGATCTTTCATTCCTTCGCCTGTTGTTAACTATAATCCTGATGATTTTTTAGGCATCAGAATGGGCACTATTCCTGTTGAAGATACGGTTTACGGTTACAGTCAGTTTTTACTTAATATTTATTTCTTTAAAAAAATAACTAAGAATGAAAAATAG